Proteins encoded together in one Bradyrhizobium sp. PSBB068 window:
- the phnD gene encoding phosphonate ABC transporter substrate-binding protein: protein MITRRIILAGAAALAFAGSASAQDWKAKYPELTFAVVPAENASGVTERWTPFVAYLSKELGVKVTLRIANDYAAVIEGQRSGNIQIASYGSASFARARLTGVKTDAFANDMNADGSTGYYSVFFVKASSPYKKVEDLKGKNLGLVDPNSTSGNNVPRFELDKMGIHDAEGFFGKVVFTGSHENAVLALAQGTVDIAANQWTNEDDSTLAQMLTKGMLKNADGSAMKKDDFRIINKSSPIINGPYAYNTDLPEDLKAAIAKAFFDAPTKDKAAFDRLSDGQKKGFHPATTKDWDSTIELIKFVDRLRKKAS, encoded by the coding sequence ATGATCACTCGTCGCATCATTCTGGCCGGCGCTGCCGCGCTGGCTTTTGCCGGTTCGGCCTCCGCGCAGGACTGGAAGGCAAAGTATCCGGAGCTCACCTTCGCGGTGGTGCCGGCCGAGAACGCCTCGGGCGTCACCGAACGCTGGACGCCGTTCGTCGCGTATCTGTCGAAGGAGCTCGGCGTGAAGGTCACGCTGCGCATCGCCAATGACTACGCGGCCGTCATCGAAGGCCAGCGTTCCGGCAACATCCAGATTGCCAGCTACGGCTCGGCCTCGTTCGCCCGCGCCCGCCTGACCGGCGTCAAGACCGACGCCTTCGCCAACGACATGAACGCCGACGGTTCGACCGGCTACTATTCGGTGTTCTTCGTCAAGGCCTCGAGCCCCTACAAGAAGGTGGAAGACCTGAAGGGCAAGAACCTCGGCCTGGTCGATCCGAATTCCACCTCGGGCAACAACGTGCCGCGCTTCGAGCTCGACAAGATGGGCATCCACGATGCCGAGGGCTTCTTCGGCAAGGTCGTGTTCACCGGCAGCCACGAAAACGCCGTGCTGGCGCTGGCCCAGGGCACCGTCGACATCGCGGCCAACCAGTGGACCAACGAGGACGACTCGACGCTCGCTCAGATGCTGACCAAGGGCATGCTGAAGAACGCCGACGGCTCGGCAATGAAGAAGGACGACTTCCGTATCATCAACAAGTCGTCGCCGATCATCAACGGCCCCTACGCCTACAACACCGACCTTCCGGAAGATCTGAAGGCGGCGATCGCCAAGGCCTTCTTCGACGCGCCGACCAAGGACAAGGCCGCCTTCGACCGTCTCTCCGACGGCCAGAAGAAGGGCTTCCATCCCGCTACGACCAAGGATTGGGACAGCACGATCGAGCTGATCAAGTTCGTCGACAGGCTGCGCAAGAAGGCGAGCTGA
- the phnH gene encoding phosphonate C-P lyase system protein PhnH, with protein MTTIAEMPAGFADKVLSAQSTFRSVMDAMARPGSVQRVAASVGTPAGLMRGAAAIALTLFDHDTPIWLDAAMSATPDVARWLKFHASAPVVEDSSIASFALIGDAANLPALECFAFGSGEYPDRSTTLILQIDSLTQGPAFELKGPGIDGSAVLQAMIKPRDLFQRLSINEALFPRGIDVVLVHDDNIVAIPRTTRLIASGV; from the coding sequence ATGACGACGATTGCCGAAATGCCCGCAGGCTTTGCCGACAAGGTGCTGTCGGCGCAATCAACCTTCCGCTCCGTGATGGATGCGATGGCGCGCCCGGGCAGCGTGCAGCGCGTCGCCGCCAGCGTCGGAACGCCGGCCGGTCTGATGCGCGGCGCGGCCGCGATCGCGCTGACGCTGTTCGATCACGATACGCCGATCTGGCTCGACGCTGCGATGTCCGCAACGCCCGATGTCGCCCGCTGGCTCAAGTTTCACGCCAGCGCGCCGGTGGTCGAGGATTCTTCGATCGCAAGCTTTGCGCTGATCGGAGATGCCGCGAACCTGCCCGCACTGGAGTGCTTCGCGTTCGGCAGCGGCGAATATCCGGACCGCTCGACCACGCTGATCCTGCAGATCGACAGCCTGACGCAGGGGCCGGCCTTCGAGCTGAAGGGGCCCGGCATCGACGGCAGCGCGGTGCTGCAGGCGATGATCAAGCCGCGCGATTTGTTCCAGCGGCTGTCGATCAACGAGGCCCTGTTCCCGCGCGGCATCGATGTCGTGCTGGTCCATGACGACAATATTGTCGCGATCCCGCGCACCACGCGGCTGATCGCAAGCGGAGTGTGA
- the phnF gene encoding phosphonate metabolism transcriptional regulator PhnF, with protein sequence MSMQESSGVALWRQVADGIERGIADGRFAAGEKLPGEMEIAETYRVNRHTVRRALAALAERGLVRAERGSGTYVEAQRLAYPLRSRTRFSEIVGAEGHEPRGQLIEASSDLANRELARDLGLKTGAPLIRIEAVRFADRTPICVSTTWLSAERFPDAGSVFADVRSMTKLLAHYGVRDYRRSSTRITAAIADATDAARLDLPLGRPVLVVDSTDVDLTDQPLVTKRSRFAAERVEFLVENG encoded by the coding sequence ATGAGCATGCAGGAGAGTTCCGGCGTCGCCTTGTGGCGGCAGGTCGCCGACGGCATCGAGCGCGGCATCGCTGACGGCCGCTTTGCCGCCGGTGAAAAACTGCCGGGCGAGATGGAGATCGCCGAGACTTACCGGGTCAACCGCCACACCGTGCGGCGGGCGCTCGCCGCACTCGCGGAGCGCGGCCTGGTGCGCGCCGAGCGCGGCAGCGGCACCTATGTCGAAGCCCAGCGCCTCGCTTATCCGCTGCGCTCACGCACGCGGTTTTCGGAGATCGTCGGCGCCGAAGGTCACGAACCGCGCGGCCAGCTGATCGAGGCAAGCAGCGACCTCGCCAACCGCGAACTCGCGCGCGACCTCGGCCTGAAGACCGGCGCGCCGCTGATCCGGATCGAGGCCGTGCGCTTCGCGGATCGGACTCCGATCTGCGTCTCCACCACCTGGCTGTCGGCGGAGCGATTTCCCGATGCCGGCAGCGTGTTCGCCGATGTCCGCTCGATGACCAAGCTGCTGGCGCATTATGGCGTCCGCGATTACCGGCGCTCCTCGACAAGGATCACCGCGGCGATCGCCGACGCCACCGACGCGGCGCGGCTCGATCTGCCGCTGGGACGGCCCGTGCTCGTGGTCGATTCGACCGACGTCGATCTGACTGACCAGCCGCTGGTGACCAAGCGCTCGCGCTTCGCCGCCGAGCGCGTCGAGTTTCTGGTCGAGAACGGCTGA
- the phnE gene encoding phosphonate ABC transporter, permease protein PhnE translates to MSQMPKPDAAELRAKYPGVFERPASARLAMPAMIAAALAIFVYGLVDLDFSPTRLIAGMSQLGWITMMMIPPNPGSSFPLYMQALGETLSIALLGTTLAALLALPVSLLAARNIIPSNLIRFPVRRFLDSIRGVDTLIWALVWINVVGLGPFAGVLAIMVSDFGAFGKLFSEAIEAADRKQVEGIRASGGNALHEIRFGLLPQVLPVIAGQVLYFIESNTRSATIIGIVGAGGIGLQLAEQIRVLEWQKVSFLILMILIAVAAIDFISSKLRFAIIGQRAVV, encoded by the coding sequence ATGAGCCAGATGCCGAAGCCGGACGCTGCGGAGCTGCGGGCCAAATATCCCGGCGTGTTCGAGCGGCCCGCATCGGCGCGGCTGGCGATGCCGGCCATGATCGCGGCAGCGCTCGCGATCTTCGTCTACGGCCTGGTCGATCTCGACTTCTCGCCGACCAGGCTGATCGCGGGGATGAGCCAGCTCGGCTGGATCACCATGATGATGATCCCGCCGAATCCCGGTTCGTCGTTCCCGCTCTACATGCAGGCGCTCGGCGAGACGCTGTCGATCGCGCTGCTTGGTACCACGCTTGCCGCGCTGCTGGCGCTGCCGGTCAGCCTGCTCGCGGCGCGCAACATCATCCCGTCGAACCTGATCCGCTTTCCGGTGCGCCGCTTCCTCGACTCGATCCGCGGCGTCGATACGCTGATCTGGGCGCTGGTCTGGATCAACGTCGTCGGCCTCGGCCCGTTCGCCGGCGTGCTGGCGATCATGGTGTCGGACTTCGGCGCGTTCGGAAAGCTGTTCTCGGAGGCGATCGAGGCGGCGGATCGCAAGCAGGTCGAGGGTATCAGGGCCTCCGGCGGCAATGCGCTGCACGAGATCCGCTTCGGCCTGCTGCCGCAGGTCTTGCCTGTGATCGCCGGGCAGGTGCTCTACTTCATCGAGTCCAACACCCGTTCTGCCACCATCATCGGCATCGTCGGCGCCGGCGGCATCGGCCTGCAGCTCGCCGAGCAGATCCGCGTGCTGGAATGGCAGAAGGTGTCGTTCCTGATCCTGATGATCCTGATCGCGGTCGCCGCGATCGATTTCATCTCGAGCAAGCTGCGCTTTGCCATCATCGGCCAGCGCGCCGTCGTGTAG
- a CDS encoding carbon-phosphorus lyase complex subunit PhnI, protein MYVAVKGGERAIENAHRLLAHERRGDRDVPEVTLAQISEQLALGVDRVMTEGSLYDRELAALAIKQARGDMIEAIFLVRAFRATLPRFGATEPVNTGEMQVRRRISSTFKDVPGGQILGPTFDYTHRLLDPQLAEGFVPEQPETAEASQAATPRVTDILGRDGLIEASPQADGDAPVGDLTREPLSFPADRDLRLQNLARGDEGFLLALGYSTQRGYGRNHPFAGEIRFGEVEVEFFAEDAGFAVPLGSIELTECQMVNQFKGSTTEAPCFTRGYGLAFGQSERKTMSMALVDRALRARELGEEAVAPAQDEEFVMSHSDNVQSTGFVEHLKLPHYVDFQSELGLLRKLRQEFAEANQAVELQEAAE, encoded by the coding sequence ATGTATGTAGCGGTCAAGGGAGGCGAGCGCGCCATCGAGAACGCTCATCGGTTGCTTGCGCATGAGCGGCGCGGCGATCGCGATGTGCCCGAGGTGACGCTGGCGCAGATCTCCGAGCAACTCGCGCTCGGCGTCGACCGCGTGATGACCGAAGGTTCGCTCTACGATCGCGAGCTTGCGGCGCTCGCGATCAAGCAGGCACGCGGCGACATGATCGAGGCGATCTTCCTGGTCCGCGCCTTCCGCGCCACGCTGCCGCGCTTCGGCGCCACCGAGCCGGTCAATACCGGCGAGATGCAGGTGCGGCGGCGCATCTCCTCGACCTTCAAGGACGTCCCGGGCGGCCAGATCCTCGGGCCGACCTTCGACTACACCCATCGTCTGCTCGATCCGCAGCTCGCGGAAGGCTTTGTGCCGGAGCAGCCGGAGACGGCGGAGGCTTCGCAGGCAGCGACGCCGCGGGTGACCGACATCCTCGGTCGCGATGGTTTGATCGAAGCGTCGCCGCAGGCAGATGGCGACGCGCCGGTCGGCGACCTCACGCGCGAGCCGCTGAGCTTCCCGGCCGATCGCGACCTGCGGCTGCAGAACCTGGCGCGCGGCGACGAAGGCTTCCTGCTTGCGCTCGGCTATTCGACGCAGCGCGGCTACGGCCGCAACCATCCCTTTGCCGGCGAGATCCGCTTCGGCGAGGTCGAGGTCGAGTTCTTTGCCGAGGATGCGGGCTTCGCCGTGCCGCTCGGCTCGATCGAGCTGACCGAGTGCCAGATGGTCAACCAGTTCAAGGGTTCGACCACCGAGGCGCCGTGCTTCACGCGTGGCTATGGGCTGGCCTTCGGGCAGAGCGAGCGCAAGACCATGTCGATGGCGCTGGTCGATCGCGCGCTGCGTGCGCGCGAGCTCGGCGAGGAGGCGGTGGCGCCGGCACAGGACGAGGAATTCGTGATGTCGCACTCCGACAACGTCCAGTCGACCGGCTTCGTCGAACATCTCAAGCTGCCGCATTACGTCGACTTCCAGTCCGAACTCGGCCTGCTGCGCAAACTACGGCAGGAATTCGCCGAGGCCAATCAGGCGGTCGAACTGCAGGAGGCCGCGGAATGA
- the phnE gene encoding phosphonate ABC transporter, permease protein PhnE produces MATAVSILPAQQLAVLEDAYRKAVARKRLKGALATAAFCIVLVIAAFGAEVNLRTLFTYFGNFVSYFDRILTLDSGARVWTDPGEWFWGWHKWLRMLGETILISYVGTLTGAVLAFALNFFAAQNTSPGPWVRFVVRRLLEFARTVPGIVFALIFVIAFGLGPMAGVLAIAIHTTGALGKLFAEIVENADMKPVEGIRSTGASWLSCMRFAILPQVSAGYASYALLRFEINVREASVMGFVGAGGIGQELVVAIRKFYYSDVSAILVTIIVTVFIIDISTGWLRGRLFGKETRR; encoded by the coding sequence ATGGCCACTGCCGTATCCATTCTTCCAGCCCAGCAATTGGCGGTGCTGGAAGACGCCTACCGCAAGGCGGTCGCGCGCAAGCGGCTGAAGGGCGCGCTGGCCACCGCGGCGTTTTGCATCGTTCTGGTCATCGCGGCCTTCGGCGCCGAAGTGAATTTGCGCACGCTGTTCACCTATTTCGGCAACTTCGTCAGCTATTTCGATCGTATTCTCACGCTCGATTCCGGCGCGCGGGTCTGGACCGATCCCGGCGAATGGTTCTGGGGCTGGCATAAATGGCTGAGGATGCTCGGCGAGACGATCCTGATCAGCTATGTCGGCACGCTGACCGGCGCGGTGCTCGCTTTCGCGCTGAATTTCTTCGCCGCCCAGAATACCTCACCCGGACCGTGGGTGCGCTTCGTCGTCCGCCGTCTGCTGGAATTCGCCCGCACCGTGCCGGGCATCGTATTCGCGCTGATCTTCGTGATCGCGTTCGGCCTCGGCCCGATGGCCGGTGTGCTCGCGATTGCGATCCACACCACCGGGGCTCTCGGCAAGCTGTTCGCCGAGATCGTCGAGAACGCCGACATGAAACCGGTAGAGGGCATCCGCTCCACCGGCGCAAGCTGGCTGTCCTGCATGCGCTTTGCCATCCTGCCGCAGGTGTCGGCGGGCTACGCCAGCTATGCGCTGCTGCGGTTCGAGATCAACGTCCGCGAAGCGTCGGTGATGGGCTTCGTCGGCGCCGGCGGCATCGGGCAGGAGCTCGTGGTCGCGATCCGCAAGTTCTACTATTCCGACGTCAGCGCCATCCTCGTCACCATCATCGTCACCGTCTTCATCATCGACATCTCGACCGGCTGGCTGCGCGGCCGGCTGTTCGGTAAGGAGACCCGCCGATGA
- a CDS encoding chloramphenicol acetyltransferase, which translates to MAGKTLSVVPTVDPTASVRESKLGKYTEVGARTILLEVSMDDYSYVVNDSQITYTSIGKFCSIAAMTRINPGNHPMHRATQAHFTYRASAYFPGESDDTDFFNWRRAHHVHIGHDVWIGHGAIVLAGRNIGTGAVVAAGAIVTKDVPAYAIVAGNPARPVKRRFSEDVADRLAALAWWDWDHETLRRVLPDFRKLAVEEFLDKYEAEAVSQSKAKQRSATS; encoded by the coding sequence ATGGCCGGAAAAACACTCTCGGTTGTGCCGACCGTCGACCCGACTGCGTCGGTTCGCGAGAGCAAGCTCGGCAAATATACCGAGGTCGGCGCACGCACGATCCTGCTTGAAGTCAGCATGGATGACTATTCCTACGTCGTGAACGACAGCCAGATCACCTACACGTCGATCGGCAAGTTCTGCTCGATCGCGGCGATGACCAGGATCAATCCCGGCAACCACCCGATGCATCGCGCGACCCAGGCGCATTTCACCTACCGCGCCAGCGCCTATTTTCCCGGAGAGAGCGACGACACCGACTTCTTCAACTGGCGACGTGCGCACCACGTGCATATCGGCCATGACGTCTGGATCGGTCATGGCGCGATCGTGCTCGCTGGGCGGAACATCGGAACCGGCGCGGTCGTCGCTGCCGGTGCGATCGTCACCAAGGACGTGCCCGCCTATGCCATCGTCGCCGGCAATCCCGCGCGTCCGGTGAAGCGGCGCTTTTCCGAGGATGTCGCGGATCGCCTCGCCGCACTCGCATGGTGGGACTGGGATCACGAGACACTTCGTCGTGTTCTGCCCGACTTTCGCAAGCTCGCGGTCGAGGAATTCCTCGACAAGTACGAGGCCGAAGCCGTATCTCAATCAAAAGCAAAACAACGGAGCGCGACATCGTGA
- the phnC gene encoding phosphonate ABC transporter ATP-binding protein — protein sequence MLVVEGLTCRFGAKAAVDNASFSIAPGSFVGVIGRSGAGKSTLLRMINRLADPTSGRILFEGTDVTALRGKALRQWRARSAMIFQQFNLVGRLDVLTNVLMGRLAQIPSWRSLAQVWPEQDRALALSALEQFDIAQLAAQRADQLSGGQQQRVAIARALVQEPDIILADEPIASLDPRNTKIVMDALLRINKHFGITVLCNLHSLDLARTYCDRLVGMAAGRVVFDGAPAALTDHIARELYDLEANDVIGAAPLPAPDGATAPALGTAAAA from the coding sequence ATGCTGGTGGTGGAAGGTTTGACGTGCCGTTTCGGCGCAAAAGCCGCGGTCGACAACGCGTCTTTCTCGATTGCGCCGGGCAGCTTTGTCGGCGTGATCGGCCGCTCCGGTGCCGGCAAATCGACGCTGCTGCGGATGATCAACCGTCTCGCCGATCCGACCTCCGGCCGTATCCTGTTCGAAGGCACTGACGTGACCGCGCTGCGCGGCAAGGCGCTGCGGCAGTGGCGGGCGCGTTCGGCGATGATCTTCCAGCAATTCAATCTGGTCGGCCGTCTCGACGTGCTGACCAACGTGCTGATGGGCCGGCTTGCCCAGATTCCGTCATGGCGCTCGCTGGCGCAGGTCTGGCCGGAGCAGGACAGGGCGCTCGCGCTGTCCGCACTCGAGCAGTTCGACATCGCCCAGCTCGCGGCGCAGCGCGCCGACCAGCTCTCCGGCGGCCAGCAGCAGCGTGTCGCCATCGCCCGCGCGCTGGTGCAGGAGCCCGACATCATCCTTGCCGATGAGCCGATCGCTTCGCTCGATCCGCGCAACACCAAGATCGTGATGGATGCGCTGCTGCGCATCAACAAGCATTTCGGCATCACCGTGCTCTGCAATCTGCACTCGCTCGACCTCGCGCGCACCTACTGCGACCGTCTGGTCGGTATGGCGGCCGGCCGCGTGGTGTTCGACGGAGCGCCTGCGGCGCTCACCGACCATATCGCCCGCGAGCTCTATGACCTCGAGGCCAATGACGTCATCGGCGCGGCGCCGCTGCCGGCGCCCGACGGCGCGACCGCGCCGGCGCTCGGCACCGCTGCCGCGGCCTGA
- the phnG gene encoding phosphonate C-P lyase system protein PhnG has product MSSTNSTGPNSKQAQRKAAMSVLAHSAASDIAGRLAAITLPGHENLREPENGLVMMRGRVGGDGAPFNLGEATVSRAAVRLASGEVGFGYTLGRDAEKARMIALCDAMVQSAELSGEVEAKVIAPLRAAMNAERSRKAAETAATRVDFYTMVRGEG; this is encoded by the coding sequence ATGAGTTCGACCAATTCGACCGGACCAAACAGCAAGCAGGCGCAGCGCAAGGCCGCGATGTCGGTGCTGGCGCACTCCGCCGCTAGCGACATCGCAGGCCGGCTGGCGGCGATCACGTTGCCCGGGCATGAGAACCTGCGCGAGCCCGAGAACGGCCTCGTGATGATGCGCGGGCGGGTCGGCGGCGACGGCGCGCCGTTCAATCTCGGCGAGGCGACGGTGTCGCGCGCGGCGGTGCGGCTTGCGAGCGGCGAGGTCGGCTTCGGCTACACGCTCGGCCGCGATGCCGAGAAGGCACGGATGATCGCGCTGTGCGACGCCATGGTGCAGTCGGCGGAGTTGTCCGGCGAGGTGGAGGCCAAGGTGATCGCGCCGCTGCGGGCCGCCATGAATGCCGAGCGTAGCCGCAAGGCTGCCGAGACCGCGGCGACGCGGGTCGATTTCTACACGATGGTGCGCGGTGAGGGATGA